In one window of Nocardioides panacisoli DNA:
- a CDS encoding response regulator — protein sequence MSRVPRLLVVEDDTELARTLRISLSARQYDVEVAGTGAEAIAIAERRPVDLVVLDLGLPDMDGGAVIDRLRLSSGVPIVVLSARDGQDDKVTALDSGADDYLTKPFGMDELLARLRAALRRGAPPDVPSVVETESFRLDLAAKTARGPRGEVRLTPTEWHLVEVLVRTPGTLVTQRDLLAEVWGPVYQRETNYLRVYLAQLRRKLEADPSRPRHLITEPGLGYRFDP from the coding sequence GTGAGCCGGGTGCCCCGACTGCTGGTCGTCGAGGACGACACCGAGCTGGCGCGGACGCTGCGGATCAGCCTCTCGGCGCGGCAGTACGACGTCGAGGTGGCCGGCACCGGGGCGGAGGCGATCGCGATCGCCGAACGCCGGCCGGTGGATCTCGTGGTGCTCGACCTGGGGCTGCCGGACATGGACGGCGGCGCGGTGATCGACCGGCTGCGGCTCTCCAGCGGGGTGCCGATCGTGGTGCTGTCGGCGCGCGACGGGCAGGACGACAAGGTGACGGCGCTGGACTCGGGGGCCGATGACTACCTGACCAAGCCGTTCGGGATGGACGAGCTGTTGGCGCGGCTCCGGGCCGCGCTGCGGCGGGGTGCGCCGCCGGACGTGCCGAGCGTGGTGGAGACCGAGAGCTTCCGGCTGGACCTGGCGGCGAAGACCGCGCGGGGGCCGCGTGGCGAGGTGCGGCTGACGCCGACCGAGTGGCACCTGGTGGAGGTGCTGGTGCGCACGCCGGGCACGCTGGTGACGCAGCGGGACCTGCTGGCCGAGGTGTGGGGGCCGGTCTACCAACGGGAGACGAACTACCTCCGGGTCTACCTCGCGCAGCTGCGTCGCAAGCTGGAGGCGGACCCGTCGCGGCCGCGGCACCTGATCACCGAGCCGGGGCTGGGTTATCGCTTCGATCCGTGA
- a CDS encoding sensor histidine kinase, producing MVEVIPERRRRTAWLLVVGGLPLGTVALLPVRDSSALEVVLLLYLLAVVVVAVVGGLGPGVVGALVSFLLANFLLTEPYYTLQVEVFERLVELSVFVVVAVLVSAAVEIGARHRVAAEANRDEADAQAARARELAETDRVRAAILAAVSHDLRTPLAGIKAAVSSLRQPDVTWPEAERAELLGTIDDSTDRLDEVVTNLLAMSRIRAGAVSLRPESVVLDEVVGRALLSLGPAAAPVEVAVPEDLPTVTADPDLLERVVANLVMNAVRADPQGPRITAYAEGEGRVLLAVVDRGAGVPEEQWEAMFQPFHRLDERDAGAGSGLGLAIVAGFCEVMAIPVTPSTTPGGGLTMTLTLQAG from the coding sequence ATGGTGGAGGTGATCCCCGAGCGCCGGCGGCGTACGGCGTGGCTGCTGGTGGTCGGTGGCCTCCCGCTGGGGACGGTGGCGCTGCTGCCGGTCCGGGACAGCTCCGCGCTGGAGGTGGTGCTGCTGCTCTACCTGCTCGCGGTGGTCGTCGTCGCCGTGGTCGGTGGGCTGGGGCCGGGCGTGGTGGGGGCGCTGGTGTCCTTCCTGCTGGCGAACTTCCTGCTCACCGAGCCCTACTACACGCTCCAGGTGGAGGTCTTCGAGCGACTGGTGGAGCTGTCGGTCTTCGTGGTGGTGGCGGTGCTGGTGAGCGCGGCGGTGGAGATCGGTGCGCGGCACCGGGTCGCCGCCGAGGCCAACCGCGACGAGGCCGACGCGCAGGCCGCGCGGGCGCGCGAGCTGGCCGAGACCGACCGGGTGCGGGCGGCGATCCTGGCCGCGGTCAGCCACGACCTGCGGACGCCGCTGGCCGGCATCAAGGCCGCCGTGTCCAGCCTGCGCCAGCCCGACGTCACCTGGCCAGAGGCCGAGCGGGCCGAGCTGCTCGGCACCATCGACGACTCCACCGACCGGCTCGACGAGGTGGTCACCAACCTGTTGGCCATGTCGCGCATCCGGGCCGGCGCGGTGTCGTTGCGCCCGGAGTCGGTGGTGCTGGACGAGGTGGTGGGCCGCGCGCTGCTCAGCCTCGGCCCGGCCGCCGCACCGGTCGAGGTCGCGGTGCCCGAGGACCTGCCCACCGTCACCGCCGACCCGGACCTGCTCGAGCGCGTCGTGGCGAACCTGGTGATGAACGCCGTCCGCGCCGACCCGCAGGGGCCGCGCATCACGGCGTACGCCGAGGGCGAGGGGCGTGTGCTGCTGGCCGTGGTGGACCGGGGTGCCGGCGTACCCGAGGAGCAGTGGGAGGCGATGTTCCAGCCATTCCACCGGCTGGACGAGCGCGACGCCGGCGCCGGGAGCGGGCTGGGGTTGGCGATCGTGGCGGGCTTCTGCGAGGTGATGGCGATCCCGGTGACGCCGTCGACGACGCCGGGCGGCGGGCTGACGATGACGCTCACGCTGCAGGCCGGGTGA
- a CDS encoding TrkH family potassium uptake protein, with product MSTTLNRRGLRARGRRRLFHHPSQVVVTAFAAVIAVGTLLLSLPIARSGDGAAPPADALFTATSAVCVTGLIVVDTPTYWSTFGEVVILALIQVGGFGIMTLASLLGLVVARRLGLRSKLSAATETKSLGIGELRGLLLGVLKVSVLVETATAVVLTARFAVGYDEPLGRAAYLGLFHAVSAFNNAGFALFSDSLMGFATDPWICVPIGLAVIVGGLGFPVLLELRRHLREPRRWSLHTKLTLTVTGVLLVAAFAFITASEWRNPATMGALEPRGRLLTGWFHAIMPRTAGFNSLDVAHMQDGTLFGTTILMFIGGGSAGTAGGIKVTTFVVLLFVILAEVRGEDQVQAFRRRVDHRVQRQALTVALLAVGAIVTATLALTSLTEHTLTEVLFEVTSAFGTVGLSTGITSELPAAGDLLLVALMFLGRLGPITLVTALAIRERRTLYQHPEERPIIG from the coding sequence GTGAGCACGACCCTCAACCGGCGCGGGCTGCGCGCCCGCGGCCGACGTCGCCTCTTCCACCACCCCTCGCAGGTCGTGGTGACGGCCTTCGCCGCCGTGATCGCAGTCGGCACCCTGCTGCTCTCGCTGCCGATCGCCCGCTCCGGCGACGGCGCCGCACCCCCGGCCGACGCACTCTTCACCGCCACCAGCGCGGTCTGCGTCACCGGCCTCATCGTCGTCGACACCCCGACCTACTGGTCCACCTTCGGCGAGGTCGTCATCCTCGCGCTGATCCAGGTCGGCGGCTTCGGCATCATGACGCTCGCCTCGCTGCTCGGCCTCGTCGTCGCCCGCCGCCTCGGGCTGCGCTCGAAGCTGTCGGCCGCCACCGAGACCAAGAGCCTCGGCATCGGCGAGCTGCGCGGCCTGCTGCTCGGCGTGCTCAAGGTGAGCGTCCTGGTCGAGACCGCCACCGCCGTCGTGCTGACCGCCCGCTTCGCCGTGGGGTACGACGAGCCGCTCGGCCGGGCGGCGTACCTCGGCCTCTTCCACGCCGTGTCGGCCTTCAACAACGCCGGGTTCGCGCTCTTCAGCGACAGCCTCATGGGGTTCGCGACCGACCCGTGGATCTGCGTGCCGATCGGGCTGGCCGTCATCGTCGGCGGGCTCGGGTTCCCGGTGCTGCTGGAGCTGCGGCGCCACCTGCGCGAGCCGCGCCGCTGGAGCCTGCACACCAAGCTGACGCTCACCGTGACCGGCGTACTGCTGGTGGCGGCGTTCGCCTTCATCACCGCCAGCGAGTGGCGCAACCCCGCCACCATGGGCGCGCTCGAGCCGCGCGGGCGACTGCTGACCGGCTGGTTCCACGCGATCATGCCGCGCACCGCGGGCTTCAACTCCCTCGACGTCGCCCACATGCAGGACGGCACGCTGTTCGGTACGACGATCCTGATGTTCATCGGCGGCGGCTCGGCCGGCACCGCGGGCGGGATCAAGGTGACGACGTTCGTCGTGCTGCTCTTCGTGATCCTCGCCGAGGTGCGTGGCGAGGACCAGGTGCAGGCCTTCCGCCGCCGCGTCGACCACCGGGTGCAGCGGCAGGCGCTCACCGTCGCGCTGCTCGCCGTCGGCGCGATCGTCACCGCCACGCTGGCGTTGACCTCGCTGACCGAGCACACCCTGACCGAGGTGCTCTTCGAGGTGACCTCGGCCTTCGGCACCGTCGGGCTGTCGACCGGCATCACCTCCGAACTGCCTGCGGCCGGCGACCTGCTGCTCGTGGCGCTGATGTTCCTGGGCCGGCTCGGCCCGATCACGCTCGTCACCGCGCTCGCCATCCGCGAGCGCCGCACGCTCTACCAACACCCCGAGGAGAGGCCGATCATTGGCTAG
- a CDS encoding potassium channel family protein, with product MASRHDRLTRSVAVIGLGRFGKSLALELMGEGAEVLGVDADPAVVQALSGRLTHVVCADSTQDEALHQLGISDFRKVVVGIGTDIEASILTTSVLVDAGIGDIWAKAISHSHARILGKVGAHHVVRPEHDMGKRVAHLIRGRMLDYIEFDDGYAMAKTNAPRWMWELSLGDSEARRKHDITVVAIKRRGEDFTYATAETVVRPGDVFIVSGTRDRVEAFSALD from the coding sequence TTGGCTAGCAGGCACGACCGACTCACCCGCAGCGTCGCCGTCATCGGACTCGGCCGGTTCGGCAAGTCGCTCGCGCTGGAACTCATGGGCGAGGGCGCCGAGGTGCTCGGCGTCGACGCCGACCCCGCCGTCGTCCAGGCCCTCTCCGGGCGGCTCACCCACGTCGTGTGCGCCGACAGCACCCAGGACGAGGCGCTGCACCAGCTCGGCATCAGCGACTTCCGCAAGGTCGTCGTCGGCATCGGCACCGACATCGAGGCCAGCATCCTCACCACCTCGGTGCTCGTCGACGCCGGCATCGGCGACATCTGGGCCAAGGCGATCAGCCACTCCCATGCCCGCATCCTCGGCAAGGTCGGCGCCCACCACGTCGTCCGCCCCGAGCACGACATGGGCAAGCGCGTCGCCCACCTCATCCGGGGGCGGATGCTGGACTACATCGAGTTCGACGACGGCTACGCGATGGCCAAGACCAACGCGCCGCGCTGGATGTGGGAGCTCTCGCTCGGCGACAGCGAGGCCCGCCGCAAGCACGACATCACCGTCGTCGCGATCAAGCGGCGCGGCGAGGACTTCACCTACGCGACCGCGGAGACCGTCGTACGTCCCGGTGACGTCTTCATCGTCTCGGGCACCCGCGACCGGGTGGAGGCCTTCAGCGCCCTCGACTGA
- a CDS encoding TetR/AcrR family transcriptional regulator: MPYVEAAVRREQFVAAARTALARDGVAGTSLRAVAAEAGVPLGTLQYVFPSKAQLLAAVIEDLGDEIAAVLRESATTTGGLAHALREGLMSFWSRLVGEHWGLQLMQYELTSYALRSDGQQQLARRQYERYTSVVTAWCEEATATAGETPAVPCDQLARLVVAGVDGLILQHVTSPDAARSQQDLAALVTMVVALADVR, translated from the coding sequence ATGCCCTACGTCGAGGCCGCCGTACGCCGCGAGCAGTTCGTGGCCGCGGCGCGCACCGCCCTGGCCCGCGACGGTGTCGCCGGTACGTCGCTGCGCGCGGTCGCCGCCGAGGCCGGCGTACCCCTGGGGACGCTGCAGTACGTCTTCCCCTCCAAGGCGCAGCTGCTCGCCGCCGTCATCGAGGACCTCGGCGACGAGATCGCCGCGGTCCTGCGGGAGTCGGCGACGACCACCGGCGGGCTCGCCCACGCGCTGCGCGAGGGACTGATGAGCTTCTGGTCCCGCCTGGTGGGGGAGCACTGGGGACTGCAGCTGATGCAGTACGAGCTGACCAGCTATGCGCTGCGCAGCGACGGCCAGCAACAGCTGGCCCGGCGGCAGTACGAGCGCTACACCTCCGTCGTGACCGCCTGGTGCGAGGAGGCGACCGCCACTGCCGGCGAGACTCCGGCCGTGCCGTGCGACCAGCTCGCCCGGCTGGTCGTGGCCGGCGTCGACGGGCTGATCCTGCAGCACGTCACCTCGCCCGACGCCGCCCGTTCGCAGCAGGACCTCGCGGCGCTGGTGACGATGGTCGTGGCCCTGGCCGACGTCCGGTGA
- a CDS encoding flavin monoamine oxidase family protein, translating into MRTIVIGAGMAGLAAARELQHQGGEVTVLEARDRVGGRMEGGQIAGHPIELGGTWIGEGHAAMYGLVDELGLRTFRTFNDDGELLLQLHGKQVRLPSHKGATPRLNPFALADLVQGLLRYDRLVRGVDPVRPWTHRRADVLDGQTMETWVRRNLRTPSGRAYFRIVTEALFSADTSDISLLHALTYTAGNGDLETLVSVDRGAQQDRVVGGSVLIPEGMAADLDVRLDSPVAGIVHDDTGVRVTTRDGEVHEADRVIVAVPPTLAGRLDYDPVLPAWRDQLTQRVPAGTVIKAFAAYPTPFWREAGLNGQAISETGPVKVTFDVSPPGGEVGILIGFIEGGDGRRWQRLPEAERRRTVLECFTRYVGDAAAEPTAYVEKDWTAEEFSRGCYGAHFGPGVWTSYGDVLREPVGRIHWAGAEYATEFVGYMEGAVRSGRATAREVLAAGQVA; encoded by the coding sequence ATGAGGACGATCGTGATCGGCGCCGGGATGGCCGGCCTCGCCGCGGCGCGGGAACTGCAGCACCAGGGCGGCGAGGTCACCGTCCTCGAGGCCCGCGACCGCGTCGGCGGGCGGATGGAGGGCGGCCAGATCGCCGGGCACCCGATCGAGCTGGGCGGCACCTGGATCGGGGAGGGCCATGCGGCCATGTACGGGCTGGTCGACGAGCTCGGCCTGCGCACCTTCCGCACCTTCAACGACGACGGCGAGCTGCTGCTCCAGCTCCACGGCAAGCAGGTCCGGCTGCCGAGCCACAAGGGCGCGACACCCCGGCTCAACCCGTTCGCGCTCGCCGACCTGGTCCAGGGACTTCTGCGCTACGACCGCCTGGTGCGCGGCGTCGACCCGGTCCGGCCCTGGACCCACCGCCGCGCCGACGTACTCGACGGCCAGACCATGGAGACCTGGGTACGCCGCAACCTGCGCACCCCGAGCGGCCGCGCCTACTTCCGCATCGTGACCGAGGCGCTCTTCAGCGCCGACACCAGCGACATCTCCCTGCTCCACGCGCTGACCTACACCGCCGGCAACGGCGACCTGGAGACCCTCGTCTCCGTCGACCGGGGCGCCCAGCAGGACCGCGTCGTCGGCGGCTCGGTCCTCATCCCCGAAGGCATGGCCGCCGACCTGGACGTGCGTCTCGACAGCCCGGTCGCCGGCATCGTCCACGACGACACCGGGGTCCGGGTGACCACCCGTGACGGCGAGGTGCACGAGGCGGACCGCGTCATCGTCGCCGTGCCGCCCACGCTGGCCGGGCGCCTCGACTACGACCCGGTGCTCCCGGCCTGGCGCGACCAGCTCACGCAGCGCGTCCCGGCCGGCACCGTGATCAAGGCCTTCGCCGCCTACCCCACCCCGTTTTGGCGCGAGGCCGGGCTCAACGGCCAGGCCATCTCCGAGACCGGACCGGTCAAGGTCACCTTCGACGTCTCGCCCCCCGGCGGCGAGGTCGGCATCCTCATCGGCTTCATCGAGGGCGGCGACGGCCGGCGCTGGCAGCGGCTGCCCGAGGCCGAGCGACGCCGCACGGTGCTGGAGTGCTTCACCCGCTACGTCGGCGACGCGGCGGCCGAGCCGACGGCGTACGTCGAGAAGGACTGGACCGCCGAGGAGTTCTCCCGCGGGTGCTACGGCGCGCACTTCGGGCCGGGCGTGTGGACCAGCTACGGCGACGTGCTGCGCGAGCCGGTGGGCCGGATCCACTGGGCCGGCGCGGAGTACGCCACCGAGTTCGTCGGCTACATGGAGGGCGCGGTCCGTTCAGGCCGCGCGACCGCACGCGAGGTCCTCGCGGCCGGCCAGGTGGCCTAG
- a CDS encoding siderophore-interacting protein, translating into MYGEVVRTEQLTPQLVRVVLGGPGLDGFAAPVTADAYVNCSFLPAAAAYDVPFDDAQVRELPRDQRPFPRRITVRGWDAERGELTLDIAAHGDVGYAGRWALHAEPGDRLQFRGPADGYLPDPDADGYLFVGDESALPAIAVCAEWAPAGKPVTVVVEVEDAAGEVELTSPGDLAVHWVHRADRAHTDEALADLLADTVAALPRPDGVVSAFVHGEAAETRAVRRVLLRERIVDLDHLSCSPYWRRGLDDEQWRAIKGDWVREVNAETF; encoded by the coding sequence ATGTACGGAGAAGTGGTCAGGACCGAGCAGCTCACGCCCCAGCTGGTCCGGGTGGTGCTCGGCGGTCCCGGGCTGGACGGGTTCGCCGCGCCGGTCACGGCCGACGCCTACGTCAACTGCTCCTTCCTGCCGGCAGCGGCGGCGTACGACGTCCCGTTCGACGACGCGCAGGTGCGCGAGCTGCCGCGCGACCAGCGGCCCTTCCCGCGCCGGATCACGGTGCGGGGCTGGGACGCCGAGCGCGGTGAGCTGACGCTGGACATCGCCGCCCACGGCGACGTCGGGTACGCCGGCCGCTGGGCCCTGCACGCCGAGCCGGGTGACCGGCTGCAGTTCCGCGGCCCGGCCGACGGCTACCTGCCCGACCCGGACGCCGACGGCTACCTCTTCGTCGGCGACGAGAGCGCGCTCCCGGCGATCGCGGTGTGCGCGGAGTGGGCGCCCGCGGGCAAGCCGGTGACGGTGGTCGTCGAGGTGGAGGACGCCGCCGGCGAGGTCGAGCTGACCTCGCCCGGCGACCTGGCCGTCCACTGGGTCCACCGGGCCGACCGCGCGCACACCGACGAGGCGCTCGCCGACCTGCTGGCCGACACGGTCGCCGCCCTGCCGCGCCCCGACGGCGTGGTGAGCGCCTTCGTGCACGGTGAGGCCGCCGAGACCCGCGCCGTACGCCGCGTCCTGCTCCGCGAGCGGATCGTCGACCTCGACCACCTGTCCTGCTCGCCGTACTGGCGGCGCGGCCTGGACGACGAGCAGTGGCGGGCCATCAAGGGCGACTGGGTGCGCGAGGTCAACGCCGAGACCTTCTAG
- a CDS encoding PepSY-associated TM helix domain-containing protein gives MTSVRPLLTRLHFYAGIFVAPFIIVAAASGLLYAISPPLEQVVYADELTTEARGDTLPLDEQVAAAQATQPDLSVLAVRPAPEEGRTTQVLFDDGRTEDSRRLAVFVDPVEGDVHGALTSYGSSGSLPFRIWIDELHRGLHLGDPGRIYSELAASWLWVIALAGLALWWSGRRRGRSLRQWAAERLDPRSAAGRSARRRTLTWHGALGTWLVLGMLMLSATGLTWSQYAGTNVSELRTAMSWNSPTPVSDLSGDDGAAGAHDGHAGHGGGAGTPGDLASYPTTFQEVRTIAAALEVDAEVEIVAPVGEHGAWVVTELDKSWPTQADALSVDPATGQVVDVVRFADHPFVAKLARWGIDLHMGLLFGIWSQVGLALLAAGIIAMTVLGYRMWWQRRPTRDAGFRFGRPPQRGAWRALPAPAVAGVAVVAVGLGWFLPVWGVSLALFLAVDLALGAWRGRGGGSARPEQGATEPALDPVGEH, from the coding sequence ATGACGAGCGTGCGACCCCTGCTCACCCGACTCCACTTCTACGCGGGCATCTTCGTGGCGCCGTTCATCATCGTCGCCGCGGCCAGTGGTCTGCTGTATGCGATCAGCCCCCCGCTAGAGCAGGTCGTGTACGCCGACGAGCTCACCACCGAGGCCCGCGGCGACACGCTGCCGCTGGACGAGCAGGTCGCCGCCGCGCAGGCCACGCAGCCGGACCTGTCCGTCCTCGCGGTGCGTCCCGCGCCGGAGGAGGGGCGGACGACGCAGGTGCTGTTCGACGACGGCCGCACCGAGGACTCGCGTCGGCTCGCCGTCTTCGTCGACCCCGTCGAGGGCGACGTCCACGGGGCACTCACCTCCTACGGCTCCAGCGGGTCGCTGCCCTTCCGGATCTGGATCGACGAGCTGCACCGCGGACTCCACCTGGGCGACCCGGGCCGGATCTACTCCGAGCTCGCGGCGTCGTGGCTGTGGGTGATCGCCTTGGCCGGCCTCGCCCTGTGGTGGAGCGGCCGACGCCGCGGACGCTCGCTGCGGCAGTGGGCCGCCGAGCGGCTCGACCCCCGCAGCGCGGCCGGCAGGAGTGCGCGGCGGCGTACGCTCACCTGGCACGGGGCGTTGGGCACCTGGCTGGTGCTGGGCATGCTGATGCTGTCGGCGACCGGCCTCACCTGGTCGCAGTACGCCGGCACGAACGTCAGCGAGCTGCGCACGGCGATGAGCTGGAACAGCCCGACGCCGGTGTCCGACCTCTCCGGCGACGACGGCGCCGCGGGCGCCCATGACGGTCACGCCGGCCACGGCGGCGGAGCGGGCACGCCGGGCGACCTCGCGTCGTACCCGACCACCTTCCAGGAGGTGCGGACCATCGCGGCCGCGCTCGAGGTGGACGCCGAGGTCGAGATCGTCGCGCCGGTCGGCGAGCACGGCGCCTGGGTGGTCACGGAGCTGGACAAGTCGTGGCCGACGCAGGCCGACGCGCTCTCGGTCGACCCGGCCACGGGCCAGGTGGTCGACGTGGTGCGCTTCGCCGACCACCCGTTCGTGGCCAAGCTGGCCCGCTGGGGCATCGACCTGCACATGGGGCTGCTGTTCGGCATCTGGAGCCAGGTCGGGCTGGCGCTGCTGGCGGCGGGCATCATCGCGATGACGGTGCTCGGCTACCGGATGTGGTGGCAGCGTCGCCCCACCCGCGATGCAGGCTTCCGCTTCGGCCGGCCGCCGCAGCGGGGAGCGTGGCGTGCGCTGCCGGCGCCGGCCGTCGCCGGCGTCGCCGTGGTCGCCGTCGGGCTGGGCTGGTTCCTGCCGGTGTGGGGCGTCAGCCTGGCGCTCTTCCTGGCCGTCGACCTGGCGCTGGGCGCCTGGCGCGGTCGCGGCGGCGGGTCCGCGCGGCCCGAGCAGGGGGCCACCGAGCCCGCCCTCGACCCGGTGGGGGAACACTGA
- a CDS encoding cobalamin-binding protein, whose translation MRVVSLLPSATEILFGLGAGDDVVGVTFECDHPPEARTRPIVSTSAMPEGLSPAEIDTFVAEALARGEDLYHLDADALTGLGSDLVVTQDLCEVCALDTDDVTEALDFLGCRADVLTVDPATISEILDSVLLLGEQVEREEEAEQWVADLRGRLDAVAADVADRERPRVLVLEWTDPPFAPGHWIPEMVTLAGGDPVLGTAGEKSFRTTWEQAVATEPDLVICAPCGYDLEAATDLAGQVLEHFPDVPVWAVDANASFARPGPRVVDGVEALAAICHPEVRGTPAPTAARDVRA comes from the coding sequence ATGCGCGTGGTGTCCCTGCTGCCCTCGGCGACCGAGATCCTCTTCGGGCTCGGCGCCGGCGACGACGTGGTCGGCGTGACCTTCGAGTGCGACCACCCGCCCGAGGCCCGCACCCGGCCGATCGTGTCCACCTCGGCGATGCCGGAGGGGCTCTCGCCGGCCGAGATCGACACCTTCGTCGCCGAGGCACTCGCCCGGGGCGAGGACCTCTACCACCTCGACGCCGACGCCTTGACCGGACTGGGCTCGGACCTCGTCGTCACCCAGGACCTGTGCGAGGTCTGCGCCCTCGACACCGACGACGTGACCGAGGCGCTGGACTTCCTCGGCTGCCGCGCCGACGTGCTCACCGTCGACCCTGCCACGATCAGCGAGATCCTCGACTCCGTGCTGCTGCTCGGCGAGCAGGTCGAGCGCGAGGAGGAAGCCGAGCAGTGGGTCGCCGACCTGCGCGGCCGCCTCGACGCCGTCGCCGCAGACGTCGCCGACCGGGAACGTCCGCGGGTGCTGGTGCTGGAGTGGACCGACCCGCCGTTCGCGCCCGGCCACTGGATCCCGGAGATGGTCACGCTCGCCGGTGGGGACCCGGTGCTGGGCACCGCGGGCGAGAAGTCCTTCCGCACCACGTGGGAACAGGCCGTCGCCACCGAGCCCGACCTCGTGATCTGCGCGCCGTGCGGCTACGACCTCGAGGCCGCCACCGACCTCGCCGGCCAGGTGCTCGAGCACTTCCCCGACGTCCCCGTCTGGGCCGTCGACGCCAACGCCTCCTTCGCCCGCCCGGGCCCCCGCGTCGTCGACGGAGTCGAGGCCCTCGCCGCGATCTGCCACCCCGAGGTCCGCGGAACGCCGGCACCCACCGCCGCGCGCGACGTACGCGCCTGA
- a CDS encoding FHA domain-containing protein has protein sequence MSTALRFTADLHLEVARPGKEPVHAHLHGSGPDLLLTVDDPGAFAGTRDAGAIRAVADALAAQGLRLRVVDEQQELVTLGDVKTRWWQRRLTRSRHIRVQGLRGLWEPGRRRLQRREESVLPDARLMPPGTLLPLAPTFLRRPRRPITTTHDPHRGGHPRLVLTGRADSGQALQWDVFDLADGTTTIGSDESSDIRLAGVAGEHAVVVHDERDELVIHSRDGGVFVHGRAVDQQMLRSGARVQVGEWLLTYMRDEYADHGRPYGGRLGGEIGYQRPQPPPSNWESTGGTDPAR, from the coding sequence GTGTCGACGGCACTGCGCTTCACCGCTGACCTGCACCTGGAGGTGGCCCGGCCGGGCAAGGAGCCGGTCCACGCCCACCTGCACGGGTCCGGCCCCGACCTCCTCCTCACCGTGGACGATCCCGGCGCGTTCGCCGGGACCCGCGACGCCGGCGCCATCCGCGCGGTCGCCGACGCCCTGGCAGCCCAGGGCCTCCGCCTCCGCGTCGTGGACGAGCAGCAGGAGCTGGTCACGCTCGGCGACGTGAAGACGCGGTGGTGGCAGCGTCGGCTCACCCGGTCGCGCCACATCCGGGTCCAGGGCCTGCGGGGCCTGTGGGAGCCCGGGCGGCGTCGCCTCCAGCGCCGCGAGGAGTCGGTGCTCCCCGACGCACGGCTCATGCCTCCCGGCACACTGCTCCCGCTGGCGCCGACCTTCCTCCGGCGTCCGCGGCGGCCCATCACCACCACCCACGACCCGCACCGCGGCGGCCACCCCCGACTGGTCCTCACCGGTCGCGCCGACAGCGGGCAGGCGCTGCAGTGGGACGTCTTCGACCTCGCCGACGGCACCACCACCATCGGCTCGGACGAGTCCAGCGACATCCGCCTCGCGGGCGTCGCCGGCGAGCACGCCGTGGTCGTGCACGACGAGCGCGACGAGCTCGTCATCCACTCCCGCGACGGTGGTGTCTTCGTGCACGGCCGGGCGGTGGACCAGCAGATGCTCCGGTCCGGTGCCCGCGTGCAGGTCGGGGAGTGGCTGCTGACCTACATGCGCGACGAGTACGCCGACCACGGGCGCCCCTACGGCGGCCGCCTCGGTGGCGAGATCGGCTACCAGCGTCCCCAGCCGCCGCCGAGCAACTGGGAGTCGACCGGCGGGACCGACCCCGCCCGCTGA